A stretch of Streptomyces vietnamensis DNA encodes these proteins:
- a CDS encoding TAXI family TRAP transporter solute-binding subunit, with translation MFASLSRAARRRLLAVSAALLALGGVLVWWLAPFGSPAPSGSVTFSTGVPTGVYQQYGELLKNALAQDLPEVSITLKASEGSQQNLARVATGKADFTVATADAVAQYQRERRPGFERLRGCARLYDDYVQLVVRKGSSLQKVRDLRGLRVGVGQDGSGVRLIADRVLAAAGLAPVRDVQPVSAGIDTMPGLLERGELDAFFWSGGLPTQAVQKLSERFPIRLIPLDAKLVDRLHDVGDSTRFYRSAVIPADAYDKAQDGQPVATLAVANLLVTTVDADEDLVEGFTRTVIRSRDGIGRQVHPAQLVDLRTAVYTEPLKLHDGARRYYQSVKP, from the coding sequence ATGTTCGCCTCGCTCTCCCGTGCCGCCCGCCGCCGTCTCCTGGCGGTCTCGGCGGCGCTGCTCGCGCTGGGCGGGGTGCTCGTGTGGTGGCTGGCCCCCTTCGGCTCCCCCGCCCCGAGCGGCTCGGTCACCTTCAGCACGGGCGTCCCCACCGGCGTCTACCAGCAGTACGGGGAGCTCCTCAAGAACGCCCTGGCGCAGGACCTGCCCGAGGTGTCGATAACGCTCAAGGCCAGCGAGGGCTCCCAGCAGAACCTGGCCCGGGTGGCGACCGGCAAGGCCGACTTCACGGTCGCGACGGCCGACGCGGTGGCCCAGTACCAGCGCGAGCGCAGGCCCGGCTTCGAGCGGCTGCGCGGCTGCGCACGGCTCTACGACGACTACGTCCAGCTCGTCGTGCGCAAGGGCTCCTCGCTGCAGAAGGTCCGGGACCTGCGCGGGCTGCGGGTCGGCGTGGGCCAGGACGGGTCCGGCGTACGACTGATCGCCGACCGGGTGCTCGCGGCGGCCGGCCTGGCTCCCGTCCGGGACGTCCAACCGGTCTCGGCGGGCATCGACACCATGCCGGGGCTCCTGGAGCGCGGCGAGCTCGACGCCTTCTTCTGGTCCGGCGGACTGCCCACCCAGGCGGTGCAGAAGCTGTCCGAGCGCTTCCCGATCCGGCTGATCCCGCTGGACGCGAAGCTGGTCGACCGGCTGCACGACGTCGGCGATTCGACCCGGTTCTACCGGTCGGCGGTGATCCCGGCGGACGCCTACGACAAGGCGCAGGACGGACAGCCGGTCGCGACCCTGGCGGTGGCGAACCTGCTGGTCACCACGGTGGACGCGGACGAGGACCTGGTGGAGGGCTTCACCCGTACGGTGATCAGAAGCAGGGACGGGATCGGCCGCCAGGTCCACCCGGCCCAGCTGGTGGACCTGCGGACGGCGGTCTACACCGAGCCCCTGAAGCTCCACGACGGCGCGCGGCGCTACTACCAGTCGGTGAAGCCCTAG
- a CDS encoding glutamate--tRNA ligase: MLDLSVINAMFPPDLPEPADWERRFGPRALPDGAEVTRFAPSPTGHLHIGGLYTAAVARALARQSGGVHVLRVEDTDRSRRVAGAAEEFSRLLGAFGLAPDEGGVAGDGAWGPYLQSERREIYLSHVRELLRRDRAYPCFCGKELLARSAEEQRAGRSPLGYYGRWAPCRTLAPEEAARRLAAGEPYVVRFRCPYEFPGRVRFTDRIRASVTMQDNGNDIVLLKSSQEELPLPTYHFAHVVDDHLMRVTLVVRGEEWLSSTPVHLQLHAALGFEPPAYAHLAPLMKAEGPSRRKLSKRKDPEASVDYYLSAGYPPAAVQHYLRGLANIRLMDVPTAEALAADVRLDGMRPSGPLLDLPKLHSLSREFIASLTPGELYAQLLVWAEEYDPELASVLARHEELALAAVATGRPEGAPARKDLERWSCFRDRYGFFFAELFGPAPAPGDDRYGGLAPELVRRIAADFAAVSPDEWYAKLGAIAGRHGYAPDTATWRGDPDRWAGPPRVVANVARVALTGATRSPDLFAVARALGRDEVVRRLTAVAG; this comes from the coding sequence GTGCTCGACCTGTCCGTCATCAACGCGATGTTCCCGCCCGACCTCCCGGAACCGGCCGACTGGGAGCGGCGGTTCGGACCGCGCGCCCTGCCGGACGGCGCCGAGGTCACGCGCTTCGCCCCGAGCCCCACCGGACACCTGCACATCGGCGGCCTCTACACGGCGGCCGTGGCCCGGGCGCTCGCCCGCCAGTCGGGCGGGGTGCACGTGCTGCGCGTCGAGGACACCGACCGCTCGCGCCGAGTGGCGGGCGCGGCCGAGGAGTTCTCACGCCTGCTCGGTGCCTTCGGGCTCGCGCCCGACGAGGGCGGGGTCGCCGGGGACGGGGCGTGGGGTCCGTACCTCCAGTCGGAGCGCCGGGAGATCTACCTCAGCCATGTCCGCGAGCTCCTGAGACGCGACCGCGCGTACCCCTGCTTCTGCGGCAAGGAGCTGCTCGCCCGGAGCGCGGAGGAGCAGCGCGCGGGCCGCTCGCCGCTCGGCTACTACGGGCGCTGGGCGCCGTGCCGGACGCTCGCGCCCGAGGAGGCCGCGCGTCGGCTCGCGGCGGGCGAGCCGTACGTGGTGCGGTTCCGCTGCCCGTACGAGTTCCCCGGCCGGGTCCGGTTCACGGACCGCATCCGGGCCTCGGTCACCATGCAGGACAACGGCAACGACATCGTCCTCCTGAAGTCCTCGCAGGAGGAACTGCCCCTGCCCACCTACCACTTCGCGCACGTCGTGGACGACCACCTGATGCGGGTGACGCTGGTGGTGCGCGGCGAGGAGTGGCTCTCCTCGACCCCGGTCCATCTGCAGCTGCACGCGGCGCTGGGCTTCGAGCCGCCCGCGTACGCGCACCTCGCCCCGCTCATGAAGGCCGAGGGGCCCTCGCGCCGCAAGCTCAGCAAGCGCAAGGACCCCGAGGCGTCGGTGGACTACTACCTGTCCGCCGGCTATCCCCCGGCAGCCGTCCAGCACTATCTGCGGGGCCTCGCCAACATCCGGCTCATGGACGTCCCCACCGCCGAGGCGCTCGCCGCCGACGTCCGGCTCGACGGCATGCGCCCCTCGGGCCCCCTGCTCGACCTGCCCAAACTGCACTCCCTGAGCCGGGAGTTCATCGCCTCGCTCACCCCGGGCGAGCTGTACGCGCAGCTCCTCGTCTGGGCGGAGGAGTACGACCCGGAGCTCGCCTCCGTCCTCGCGCGCCACGAGGAGCTCGCCCTTGCGGCCGTGGCCACGGGCCGGCCGGAGGGCGCGCCCGCCCGCAAGGACCTGGAGCGCTGGTCCTGCTTCCGCGACCGGTACGGCTTCTTCTTCGCGGAGCTCTTCGGCCCGGCACCGGCGCCCGGGGACGACCGCTACGGCGGCCTCGCCCCGGAGCTCGTGCGGCGGATCGCCGCCGACTTCGCCGCCGTCTCCCCCGACGAGTGGTACGCGAAGCTCGGCGCCATCGCCGGGCGCCACGGCTACGCCCCGGACACGGCCACCTGGCGCGGGGACCCGGACCGCTGGGCGGGCCCGCCGCGCGTCGTCGCGAACGTGGCCCGGGTCGCGCTCACGGGCGCCACCCGCAGCCCGGACCTCTTCGCCGTGGCCCGGGCCCTGGGCCGGGACGAGGTGGTGCGCCGCCTCACCGCCGTGGCGGGGTGA
- a CDS encoding MFS transporter yields the protein MGGTRAVGLLALGSFAMGTDAYAMAGLLPDMGADLDVSVSLAGQSVTAFTLCYALAAPLFSAVLARWGTRTVLVTALVVFVLANAGTALAGSYAVLLGTRALAGVGTGLFTPAAATAAVALVPPERRGRALGLVLGGMSAGTVLGVPLGLLVAAVSGWRAALWLITALGLAALLGVATALPPVRGAAAPSLRDRIGALARPRVAVVVAVTFTQTVASLGLYTYLEPVLHRVADVGSAVPYLWVWGIGGVCGSFLAGTLVDRTGRPARLAVTLLGILGGALALLPWTGAVPGLVLLPLLVWGAVGWAFVVPQQHRLLAQDGGAAAVGLNSSATYLGGAVGSALGGLALAHGLDARLLPLLAAGAALAGVLFHLAVARRTTGPDLPDNAHGAGAADATAAGAPERNAS from the coding sequence ATGGGCGGCACGCGCGCGGTGGGCCTGCTCGCACTCGGCTCCTTCGCCATGGGGACCGACGCCTACGCGATGGCAGGACTGCTCCCCGACATGGGCGCCGACCTGGACGTCTCCGTCTCCCTCGCCGGCCAGTCCGTCACCGCCTTCACCCTCTGCTACGCCCTGGCCGCGCCGCTCTTCTCGGCCGTCCTCGCCCGCTGGGGCACCCGTACCGTCCTCGTCACCGCGCTGGTCGTCTTCGTGCTCGCCAACGCCGGTACGGCCCTGGCCGGTTCGTACGCCGTGCTCCTCGGCACCCGCGCCCTCGCCGGCGTCGGAACGGGCCTCTTCACCCCGGCCGCCGCCACCGCCGCCGTCGCGCTCGTCCCGCCCGAGCGGCGCGGGCGCGCCCTGGGCCTGGTCCTCGGCGGGATGAGCGCGGGCACCGTGCTCGGCGTGCCGCTCGGGCTGCTCGTCGCGGCGGTCTCCGGCTGGCGGGCGGCCCTGTGGCTGATCACCGCCCTCGGCCTGGCCGCCCTGCTCGGCGTCGCGACCGCGCTGCCGCCCGTACGGGGAGCCGCCGCGCCCTCGCTGCGGGACCGGATCGGCGCCCTCGCCCGGCCCCGGGTCGCCGTGGTCGTCGCCGTCACCTTCACGCAGACCGTGGCCAGCCTCGGGCTCTACACCTACCTGGAACCCGTCCTGCACCGCGTCGCCGACGTGGGCAGCGCCGTGCCGTACCTCTGGGTCTGGGGCATCGGCGGGGTCTGCGGCAGCTTCCTCGCCGGGACCCTCGTCGACCGGACCGGCCGGCCCGCCCGCCTCGCGGTCACGCTCCTCGGCATCCTCGGCGGCGCCCTCGCGCTGCTGCCGTGGACCGGCGCCGTACCCGGGCTCGTCCTGCTGCCCCTGCTCGTCTGGGGCGCGGTCGGCTGGGCCTTCGTCGTCCCGCAGCAGCACCGGCTCCTCGCACAGGACGGCGGTGCCGCCGCCGTCGGCCTCAACAGCTCCGCCACCTATCTCGGCGGCGCCGTCGGCTCCGCGCTCGGCGGCCTCGCCCTCGCCCACGGGCTCGACGCCCGCCTGCTCCCGCTCCTCGCCGCCGGGGCCGCGCTCGCGGGAGTCCTCTTCCACCTCGCGGTGGCCCGGCGAACCACCGGGCCCGACCTTCCGGACAACGCACACGGGGCCGGAGCCGCGGACGCGACCGCGGCCGGGGCCCCCGAAAGGAACGCCTCATGA
- a CDS encoding TIGR03619 family F420-dependent LLM class oxidoreductase: MKFGVNLPNYGPEATPDALADWALRVEAMGYHYAMVSDHVALTPDVQHLFPAPFYDPFATLAWLAGVTRTVGLGTTVTILPYRHPVHTARVAANIDRFSNGRLVFGAAAGWAAREFAVLDVPYRKRGAISDEYLAAIKACWADEVASFDGAHVSFREVHTGPLPVQRPGPPVWVGGHSYGALRRAVRLGDAWHPTSVSGDWLLGVGLPTLRQVAEEQELPVPDLCPRIKLRVTPRPLGPGRLLGEGTLAQIADDLGLLQELGAGAVVLDPTYPGDRREAGRTARDLDVLETLVKEVIDVDAGCVR; encoded by the coding sequence ATGAAATTCGGCGTCAATCTGCCCAACTACGGGCCCGAAGCCACCCCCGACGCCCTCGCCGACTGGGCGCTGCGGGTCGAGGCGATGGGCTACCACTACGCGATGGTCTCCGACCACGTGGCGCTCACCCCGGACGTCCAGCACCTCTTCCCCGCCCCGTTCTACGACCCCTTCGCGACCCTCGCCTGGCTCGCCGGGGTCACCAGGACGGTGGGGCTCGGCACGACGGTGACGATCCTCCCGTACCGGCATCCCGTGCACACCGCCCGCGTCGCCGCCAACATCGACCGGTTCAGCAACGGCCGGCTCGTCTTCGGCGCGGCCGCCGGCTGGGCCGCCCGGGAGTTCGCCGTCCTCGACGTGCCGTACCGCAAGCGCGGTGCGATCAGCGACGAGTACCTCGCCGCGATCAAGGCCTGCTGGGCCGACGAGGTCGCCTCCTTCGACGGCGCCCACGTCTCCTTCCGCGAGGTCCACACCGGGCCGCTGCCCGTACAGCGACCGGGCCCGCCCGTCTGGGTCGGCGGCCACAGCTACGGGGCGCTGCGCCGGGCCGTCCGCCTCGGCGACGCCTGGCACCCCACCTCCGTCTCCGGCGACTGGCTCCTCGGCGTGGGACTGCCCACGCTCCGCCAGGTCGCCGAGGAGCAGGAACTCCCGGTGCCCGACCTCTGTCCCCGGATCAAACTGCGGGTCACCCCACGGCCGCTGGGCCCGGGACGGCTGCTCGGCGAGGGCACCCTGGCGCAGATCGCCGACGACCTCGGGCTCCTCCAGGAGCTGGGCGCGGGCGCCGTCGTCCTCGACCCCACCTACCCGGGCGACCGGCGCGAGGCGGGCCGCACCGCGCGGGACCTCGACGTCCTGGAGACACTGGTCAAGGAGGTCATCGACGTGGACGCCGGCTGCGTACGATGA
- a CDS encoding LysR family transcriptional regulator: MRDVADLDLRKLRVLRELSERGTVSAAARALHLTPQAVSQQISALGRELGVPLTEPSGRRLRLTGAARIVLRHADAVFTQVEQMRAELAAHESGDSGEVAVAGFSTTLSALILPAVARLRETRPLLRTSLAEIDPPESFSMLHRGETDVVISADTAHHPGAVGEDPRFHRVALCDDPFDIALPEGHRLLDSPRLLLADLAEETWIFATTGMCHDIGVAACTAAGFTPQASHAIGDWDATLAAVRLGLGVALVPRMAKPAPRPEVTIRAFSAQAPSRTVFAAVREGSQTSPEIAAVLDALRTVARAAVAA; this comes from the coding sequence GTGCGGGACGTGGCCGATCTGGACCTGCGGAAGCTGCGCGTGCTCAGGGAGCTCAGCGAGCGCGGCACCGTCAGCGCGGCCGCCCGGGCCCTCCACCTCACCCCGCAGGCCGTCTCCCAGCAGATCAGCGCCCTGGGGCGGGAGTTGGGCGTCCCGCTCACCGAACCGTCCGGGCGCCGGCTGCGCCTCACCGGCGCGGCGCGGATCGTGCTCCGGCACGCCGACGCCGTGTTCACCCAGGTCGAGCAGATGCGCGCCGAGCTCGCCGCGCACGAGAGCGGCGACAGCGGCGAGGTCGCGGTGGCCGGCTTCTCCACCACCCTCTCGGCGCTGATCCTGCCCGCCGTGGCCCGACTGCGGGAGACCCGGCCGCTGCTTCGGACCTCGCTCGCCGAGATCGACCCGCCGGAGAGCTTCTCGATGCTGCACCGCGGGGAGACGGACGTCGTCATCTCCGCGGACACCGCGCACCATCCGGGGGCGGTGGGCGAGGACCCGCGGTTCCACCGCGTCGCGCTCTGCGACGACCCCTTCGACATCGCCCTGCCGGAGGGCCACCGGCTCCTCGACAGCCCCCGGCTGCTCCTCGCCGACCTCGCCGAGGAGACCTGGATCTTCGCGACGACCGGCATGTGCCACGACATCGGCGTCGCCGCCTGTACGGCCGCCGGGTTCACCCCGCAGGCCTCCCACGCCATCGGCGACTGGGACGCCACCCTCGCGGCGGTGCGGCTCGGCCTCGGGGTCGCGCTCGTCCCGCGGATGGCCAAGCCGGCGCCGCGGCCCGAGGTGACGATCCGCGCGTTCAGCGCGCAGGCCCCGTCCCGTACGGTCTTCGCGGCCGTACGGGAGGGCAGCCAGACCTCCCCGGAGATCGCCGCCGTCCTGGACGCGCTCCGTACGGTGGCCAGGGCGGCCGTCGCCGCCTGA
- a CDS encoding DMT family transporter → MSKATYARLAALSLIWGSVFLWIKIAGYGFSPVQMVLIRLALGAVVILAIGYAKGLRLPKEPATWGHLAVAALLGNAVPWTLYAEGEIGGSSSVAAVVNGSAPIWTLAAALLLGQEKRVSGYKAGGVLLGLGGTALIASPWNSASAGSGWSILCFVLGSISFGASFAYMGKFLVGKGIPPLMLAGGQLSVATVLLLAAFPFLGLQAVTWRADSVISVLVLGVVCTGFAALLNFELIIKDGPTVASTVTYLMTAVAVVLGAVVLREPLGWTVWLGAVAVLAATGLLRRKPRPAAEPAPEAAPVPTPAAAD, encoded by the coding sequence ATGTCCAAAGCCACGTACGCGCGGCTGGCCGCGCTGAGCCTCATCTGGGGCTCCGTCTTCCTGTGGATCAAGATCGCCGGATACGGCTTCTCACCCGTGCAGATGGTGCTCATCCGGCTCGCCCTCGGCGCCGTCGTCATCCTCGCCATCGGCTACGCGAAGGGGCTCCGGCTGCCCAAGGAGCCCGCCACCTGGGGGCATCTGGCGGTGGCCGCGCTCCTCGGCAACGCCGTCCCCTGGACCCTGTACGCCGAGGGCGAGATCGGGGGCTCCAGCAGCGTCGCCGCCGTCGTCAACGGCAGCGCGCCGATCTGGACCCTGGCGGCCGCGCTCCTCCTCGGCCAGGAGAAGCGGGTCTCCGGCTACAAGGCCGGCGGTGTGCTGCTCGGCCTCGGCGGCACCGCGCTCATCGCCTCCCCCTGGAACTCGGCCTCCGCGGGCAGCGGTTGGAGCATCCTCTGCTTCGTCCTCGGCTCGATCAGCTTCGGCGCCAGCTTCGCGTACATGGGCAAGTTCCTCGTGGGCAAGGGCATTCCGCCGCTGATGCTGGCCGGCGGGCAGCTCAGCGTGGCGACCGTGCTGCTCCTCGCCGCCTTCCCGTTCCTCGGCCTCCAGGCCGTGACCTGGCGCGCCGACTCGGTGATCTCGGTCCTCGTCCTCGGCGTGGTCTGCACCGGCTTCGCCGCACTGCTCAACTTCGAGCTGATCATCAAGGACGGTCCCACGGTGGCCTCCACCGTCACCTACCTGATGACCGCGGTGGCCGTGGTGCTCGGCGCCGTCGTGCTGCGCGAGCCGCTCGGCTGGACCGTGTGGCTGGGCGCCGTGGCGGTGCTCGCCGCCACCGGCCTGCTGCGCCGCAAGCCCCGCCCGGCGGCCGAACCGGCCCCCGAGGCGGCCCCCGTGCCGACACCTGCGGCGGCCGATTAG